Proteins encoded in a region of the Candidatus Edwardsbacteria bacterium genome:
- a CDS encoding GxxExxY protein, with product MALEHEKLTEAIIGAAITVHKKLGPGFIESIYENALVIELRKIGLFVDQQMEVSVEYDGIEVGKHRLDILVEKTIVIELKSIKNIEDIHFAIVRSYLKALKLKHGLLLNFCKVILDVKRVISK from the coding sequence ATGGCATTAGAACATGAAAAACTCACCGAGGCAATAATCGGAGCCGCAATAACGGTTCACAAAAAACTGGGACCGGGTTTCATCGAGTCGATATACGAGAATGCGCTGGTCATTGAACTTAGAAAAATTGGCCTGTTCGTTGATCAGCAAATGGAAGTGTCTGTGGAATATGACGGGATAGAAGTGGGAAAACATAGATTGGATATCCTGGTGGAGAAAACCATAGTAATCGAACTTAAATCGATAAAGAATATCGAAGACATACATTTTGCTATTGTCAGATCATATCTGAAAGCATTGAAGTTGAAACATGGATTATTGCTGAACTTCTGTAAGGTGATTTTAGATGTGAAAAGAGTGATTTCAAAATAA
- a CDS encoding MBL fold metallo-hydrolase, with protein sequence MKVTYYGVRGSIPSPGFETSRYGGNTTCAEVITSGGYRMIIDCGTGIRKLGLKLLKEKDPATIPIFITHAHWDHVQGLPFFLPIYLPRFKLMFVSANDSFDRLYQTLYNQMDGYVFPADLQEVQSQVKFEIIDSKGFDFGGVHFDTILNNHPVPTHGLRIKDGEKTFVFITDNELRAEKPVTPYQDFVAFCQGADILIHDAQYTEEDMEKTRGWGHSTFSEAIKLAEEAGVKRLGFYHHDPERTDDQLDEIVKQMQETTQVKLFGTREGEELEL encoded by the coding sequence ATGAAAGTAACTTATTACGGGGTGCGGGGCTCTATCCCGTCGCCGGGTTTTGAAACCAGCCGCTACGGCGGCAACACCACCTGCGCCGAGGTGATCACCTCCGGCGGCTACCGGATGATCATAGACTGCGGCACAGGGATCCGGAAGCTGGGGCTCAAATTATTAAAGGAAAAGGATCCGGCCACCATTCCCATCTTCATCACCCATGCCCATTGGGATCATGTCCAGGGACTGCCGTTCTTCCTTCCCATATATCTGCCCAGGTTCAAACTGATGTTCGTCAGCGCCAACGACAGCTTTGATAGGCTGTACCAGACGCTCTACAACCAGATGGACGGTTATGTTTTTCCGGCCGACCTGCAGGAGGTGCAGTCCCAAGTTAAGTTCGAGATAATAGATTCCAAGGGATTCGATTTCGGCGGGGTGCATTTCGACACCATCCTGAACAACCATCCGGTGCCCACCCATGGCCTGCGGATCAAGGACGGGGAGAAGACCTTCGTCTTCATCACCGACAACGAACTGCGGGCGGAGAAGCCGGTCACTCCTTACCAGGATTTCGTGGCCTTCTGCCAAGGGGCTGACATCCTGATTCACGACGCCCAGTACACCGAGGAGGACATGGAGAAGACCCGGGGCTGGGGGCATTCCACCTTCAGTGAAGCGATCAAACTGGCTGAGGAGGCCGGGGTCAAGCGGCTGGGGTTCTATCATCACGATCCGGAGCGGACCGATGATCAGTTGGACGAGATCGTAAAGCAGATGCAGGAAACCACCCAGGTGAAGTTGTTCGGGACCCGGGAGGGCGAGGAGCTGGAGTTGTAG
- a CDS encoding rubredoxin → MKLKCNVCGYVYDPEAGDPDGDVRAGTYFDNLPLDWVCPDCGASQDIFEIIDDDFEEEGGEEDE, encoded by the coding sequence ATGAAGCTCAAGTGCAATGTCTGCGGTTACGTTTACGATCCGGAAGCGGGCGATCCCGACGGAGACGTCAGGGCCGGGACATATTTTGACAATCTTCCATTAGACTGGGTCTGTCCGGATTGCGGGGCGTCGCAGGATATTTTTGAGATAATAGACGACGATTTTGAGGAGGAAGGCGGGGAGGAGGATGAGTAG
- a CDS encoding UDP-2,3-diacylglucosamine diphosphatase, producing MSSVIYFISDVHLGSAGHSGSDQEKLAKLGALFDRMAGPDDRLFIMGDLFDFWFEYRTVIQKEHLEIIGLLKNLRSRGVAVDLLVGNHDFWIGDFLSRELGITIHRQPLVLEAGGKKMFLAHGDGLGKGDLGYKMLKIVLRNPFTIWLYRLLHPDLAIPFAKWFSQVSRNHLTKDRHLDPGPMIEVARGKFALGFDCVLLGHTHLPLHHEENGNIYINLGDFIASFSYAVFRDGVLSLEYLK from the coding sequence ATGTCAAGTGTGATATATTTTATTTCCGATGTTCACCTGGGTTCGGCCGGGCATTCCGGAAGCGACCAGGAGAAACTGGCAAAGTTAGGCGCCCTTTTCGACCGGATGGCGGGTCCGGACGACAGGCTTTTTATTATGGGCGACCTGTTCGATTTCTGGTTCGAATACCGCACCGTGATCCAGAAGGAACATCTGGAGATCATCGGCCTGCTGAAGAATCTGAGATCCCGGGGGGTGGCGGTCGACCTGCTGGTGGGCAACCACGATTTTTGGATAGGGGATTTTCTGAGCCGGGAACTGGGCATAACGATTCATCGCCAGCCCTTGGTCCTGGAGGCCGGCGGAAAAAAAATGTTCCTGGCCCACGGAGACGGCCTGGGAAAAGGCGATCTGGGATATAAAATGCTGAAGATCGTTCTGAGAAATCCCTTCACCATCTGGCTGTACCGCCTGCTGCATCCCGACCTGGCCATTCCTTTTGCCAAATGGTTCTCGCAGGTCTCCCGCAACCACCTGACCAAGGACAGGCATCTCGACCCCGGCCCGATGATAGAGGTGGCCCGGGGGAAATTCGCCTTGGGCTTCGATTGCGTGTTGCTGGGGCACACTCACCTGCCGCTGCATCATGAAGAGAACGGCAATATTTATATCAACCTGGGGGATTTTATCGCCAGCTTTTCCTATGCGGTATTCCGGGACGGCGTTTTAAGCCTGGAGTATTTAAAATAA